Proteins from a genomic interval of Salinarchaeum sp. Harcht-Bsk1:
- a CDS encoding archaemetzincin family Zn-dependent metalloprotease, which produces MLVDIVPVGEVPAPVKRQASDALQSVYDCDVSVHEPQQVPASAYDDGRSQYRAEEFIELASRVGRGEKNIALTPEDLFYRRRNYVFGLAYLDGNGSVVSTYRLQTSSDGGFSERGSDEIFGDRVRKEIVHEIGHTLGLEHCDNKRCVMNFSPTVREVDVKEPHLCGSCSRRVR; this is translated from the coding sequence ATGCTCGTCGACATCGTGCCGGTCGGGGAGGTGCCGGCGCCAGTCAAGCGCCAGGCCTCCGACGCACTCCAGTCGGTCTACGACTGCGACGTGTCCGTGCACGAGCCCCAGCAGGTCCCCGCGAGCGCCTACGACGACGGCCGCTCCCAGTACCGTGCCGAGGAGTTCATCGAACTCGCCAGCCGCGTCGGTCGTGGCGAGAAGAACATCGCACTCACGCCAGAGGACCTCTTCTACCGTCGGCGGAACTACGTCTTCGGTCTCGCCTACCTCGACGGCAACGGTTCCGTCGTCTCCACGTACCGCCTCCAGACGTCCTCCGACGGTGGTTTCTCCGAACGCGGCTCAGACGAGATCTTCGGCGATCGCGTCCGGAAGGAGATCGTCCACGAGATTGGCCACACGCTCGGCCTGGAACACTGCGACAACAAGCGCTGCGTGATGAACTTCTCGCCGACGGTCCGCGAGGTCGACGTCAAAGAACCACACCTCTGTGGGTCGTGCTCCCGTCGCGTCCGGTAG
- a CDS encoding NAD-binding protein, whose protein sequence is MSEQESSKSVFESSDDSEPIDSATGEARTDEPGPAGSLDDSEVDDPPSDSLDENAAADPFDETVAADPPADPLDDTVVGDPLDETVEPGSHVVVVGYDGWTPAVLTELEVLDVSVSVITRRESASEGLAERPVSVVPTDDVNEACFREAGIDRADAVLVATLDDQLNVLAVLTVMNVDESMHVVTFAGEEEDVPKLRAAGADRVVSLGQAVGELLVEVALSERQVDDVVAQLLGENA, encoded by the coding sequence ATGTCGGAGCAGGAATCGTCCAAATCCGTCTTCGAGTCGAGTGACGACTCCGAGCCGATCGACTCGGCTACCGGCGAGGCACGGACCGACGAACCCGGGCCAGCCGGCTCCCTCGACGATAGCGAGGTCGACGATCCGCCGAGCGACTCGCTCGACGAAAACGCTGCCGCTGATCCGTTCGACGAAACCGTGGCCGCCGATCCGCCCGCCGATCCGCTCGACGACACAGTGGTCGGCGATCCGCTCGACGAGACGGTGGAACCGGGTTCCCACGTGGTCGTCGTCGGCTACGACGGCTGGACCCCGGCCGTGCTCACGGAACTCGAGGTACTCGACGTCTCCGTCTCGGTCATCACGCGCCGCGAGTCGGCCTCCGAGGGGCTGGCCGAGCGCCCGGTGTCCGTCGTACCCACGGACGACGTGAACGAAGCCTGCTTTCGCGAGGCTGGCATCGATCGGGCCGACGCGGTCCTCGTTGCGACGCTCGACGACCAGCTGAACGTCCTCGCCGTCCTCACCGTCATGAACGTCGACGAGTCGATGCACGTCGTGACCTTCGCCGGTGAGGAAGAGGACGTGCCGAAGCTACGGGCCGCCGGGGCCGACCGTGTCGTGAGTCTCGGTCAGGCCGTCGGCGAACTACTCGTGGAGGTCGCGCTCTCCGAGCGGCAGGTCGACGACGTCGTCGCGCAGCTCCTCGGCGAGAACGCCTGA
- a CDS encoding NAD-binding protein, with protein MFGAWTGKRLSVLLAVIVGVLSVLTGIANVGIGAIAVVGPLEPYVPETVRLVAGFSGAISGFLVLLAALGLRRGYRAAWILTIVLLPITAAQGLIQSSPLSLPLVVFSLLSMPTLVLSRHHFRSPLSLSTAQIAAGLALVGVQLYGTVGTYALREEFSGVSTVLDAFYFTLVTASTVGYGDVTPTTQVARLFTMSVLVFGTATFAIALGTLLAPILESRFAAALGRVRNREFDLLEDHVLVLGHGDLTEPIVDALKDRDRQFVVATRQAQTATELAERDVLALHADPSDHATLERANLDEATAVVAATSSDSADAFSVLTARQLDPEIRIVAAATNAENTSKLRRAGADVVVNPAVIGGQLLVGTIADRGDDGLDGIDIDR; from the coding sequence ATGTTCGGGGCCTGGACCGGCAAGCGATTGAGCGTCCTCCTCGCGGTGATCGTGGGCGTCCTCTCGGTGCTCACGGGGATCGCCAACGTGGGGATCGGCGCGATCGCAGTCGTCGGCCCGCTGGAGCCCTACGTTCCCGAGACCGTGCGGCTGGTCGCCGGGTTCTCCGGGGCCATCTCTGGGTTTCTCGTGTTGCTCGCTGCCCTGGGACTCAGGCGCGGCTACCGCGCCGCGTGGATCCTGACGATCGTCCTCCTCCCCATCACCGCTGCGCAGGGGTTGATCCAGTCCAGTCCGCTCTCGCTCCCGCTGGTCGTCTTCTCGCTCCTCTCGATGCCGACGCTCGTGCTCAGTCGCCACCACTTCCGCAGCCCGCTTTCCCTCTCGACGGCGCAGATCGCCGCTGGCCTCGCGCTCGTCGGCGTCCAGCTATACGGCACGGTCGGCACGTACGCGCTTCGCGAGGAGTTTTCCGGCGTCTCGACCGTCCTCGACGCGTTCTACTTCACGCTCGTGACGGCCTCGACGGTGGGGTACGGCGACGTGACGCCCACGACGCAGGTCGCACGACTGTTCACGATGAGCGTGCTCGTGTTCGGGACGGCGACGTTCGCGATCGCTCTCGGTACCCTGCTCGCTCCGATCCTCGAGTCCCGGTTCGCCGCCGCACTCGGCAGGGTTCGCAACCGCGAGTTCGACCTCCTCGAGGACCACGTGCTCGTCCTGGGCCACGGCGATCTGACCGAGCCGATCGTCGACGCGCTGAAGGATCGGGATCGCCAGTTCGTCGTCGCGACCCGCCAGGCCCAGACCGCCACCGAACTCGCCGAGCGCGACGTGCTCGCGCTCCACGCGGATCCGAGTGACCACGCGACGCTCGAACGAGCGAACCTCGACGAAGCGACCGCAGTCGTCGCAGCGACCAGCAGCGACTCCGCGGACGCGTTCTCGGTACTCACCGCCAGACAGCTCGATCCCGAGATCAGGATCGTCGCCGCCGCGACCAACGCCGAAAACACGAGCAAGCTCCGTCGCGCTGGCGCCGACGTCGTCGTGAACCCGGCCGTGATCGGTGGGCAACTCCTCGTCGGGACGATTGCGGATCGCGGGGACGACGGCCTCGACGGGATCGATATCGATCGCTGA
- the serS gene encoding serine--tRNA ligase has product MLDRTTLREEPERVRAALDARGSDLDLDAVLEVDAEWRELKARGDELRHERNEVSRSIGDLKREGKEEEAEEAIERSSELKAELEEVEERADDLEAELEERLMEIPQLPHESVPDGEDESDNEELRREGFDDLRAELPEDVISHYDLGEELDVIDERRGAKTTGSGFYFLKGDGARLEHALVQFMLDVHREQEYVDVFPPIPVKSTSMEGTGQLPKFADDAYRLGGAETEDYDDEDLWLCPTAEVPVTNMYADDILLKDDLPLKHQAYTPNFRREAGEHGTETRGIVRVHQFNKVELVNFVEPEESYDRLETLVGEAEEVLQRLGLPYRILNLCTGDLTFASAKTYDIEVWAPGDDMPDGPEQGGRWLEVSSASNFEAFQARRAGLRYRPERHESAEYCHTLNASGTAVGRVMVAILEYYQNEDGTVTVPEALRPYMNGQEVIEGHEPVGEAAVGAGEKE; this is encoded by the coding sequence ATGCTCGACAGGACGACCCTCCGGGAGGAGCCCGAACGGGTCCGCGCGGCACTCGACGCCCGTGGGAGCGACCTCGACCTCGACGCGGTGCTCGAGGTGGACGCGGAGTGGCGCGAGCTGAAAGCACGCGGCGACGAGCTTCGTCACGAGCGCAACGAGGTCAGCCGCTCTATCGGCGACCTCAAACGCGAGGGCAAGGAGGAGGAAGCCGAGGAAGCGATCGAGCGCTCCAGCGAGTTGAAGGCCGAACTCGAGGAAGTAGAGGAGCGTGCCGACGACCTCGAAGCCGAACTCGAGGAGCGCCTCATGGAGATTCCCCAGCTCCCCCACGAGTCGGTTCCCGACGGCGAGGACGAGAGCGACAACGAGGAGCTTCGACGGGAAGGCTTCGACGACCTCCGGGCGGAACTCCCCGAGGACGTGATCTCCCACTACGACCTCGGCGAGGAACTCGACGTCATCGACGAGCGACGCGGCGCCAAGACCACCGGCAGCGGCTTCTACTTCCTCAAGGGCGACGGCGCGCGGCTCGAACACGCACTCGTCCAGTTCATGCTCGACGTCCACCGCGAGCAGGAATACGTCGACGTCTTCCCGCCCATCCCCGTCAAGTCCACGTCGATGGAGGGCACCGGGCAGCTTCCGAAGTTCGCCGACGACGCATACCGACTCGGCGGTGCGGAGACAGAGGACTACGACGACGAGGACCTCTGGCTCTGCCCGACGGCCGAGGTCCCGGTCACCAACATGTACGCCGACGACATCCTGCTGAAGGACGACCTCCCGCTCAAGCACCAGGCGTACACTCCGAACTTCCGGCGCGAGGCGGGCGAACACGGCACCGAGACGCGCGGCATCGTGCGCGTCCACCAGTTCAACAAGGTCGAACTCGTCAACTTCGTCGAACCCGAGGAGAGCTACGACCGTCTCGAGACGCTCGTCGGCGAGGCCGAGGAAGTGCTCCAGCGCCTGGGGCTTCCCTACCGGATCCTGAACCTCTGCACCGGCGACCTCACCTTCGCGTCCGCGAAGACCTACGACATCGAGGTCTGGGCGCCCGGCGACGACATGCCCGACGGTCCCGAGCAGGGCGGCCGCTGGCTCGAGGTCTCCAGCGCTTCGAACTTCGAGGCGTTCCAGGCCCGGCGCGCGGGGCTGCGCTACCGGCCCGAACGCCACGAGTCCGCCGAGTACTGCCACACGCTCAACGCCTCCGGTACTGCCGTGGGTCGGGTGATGGTCGCCATCCTCGAGTACTACCAGAACGAGGACGGCACCGTGACCGTACCCGAGGCGCTCCGGCCGTACATGAACGGCCAAGAGGTCATCGAGGGACACGAACCGGTCGGCGAGGCGGCGGTCGGCGCAGGCGAGAAGGAGTAG
- a CDS encoding nuclear transport factor 2 family protein, translated as MDAEALARRYYAAIDDGEYDDLREVLAPAFTQVRGDRTFEDRESFVAFMRDDRPETDTTHEIEHVTADGDRVVVEGTLRRANGDVWFRFADAFDVENGRLASLRTYTV; from the coding sequence ATGGACGCCGAGGCGCTGGCCCGCCGGTACTACGCGGCCATCGACGATGGCGAGTACGACGACCTGCGCGAGGTGCTGGCCCCAGCGTTCACCCAGGTCCGGGGCGATCGCACCTTCGAGGATCGCGAGTCGTTCGTCGCGTTCATGCGCGACGACCGTCCGGAGACCGACACGACCCACGAAATCGAGCACGTGACGGCAGACGGCGACCGCGTGGTCGTGGAAGGGACGCTCCGACGCGCAAACGGCGACGTCTGGTTCCGGTTCGCCGACGCATTCGACGTCGAGAACGGACGGTTGGCGTCGCTCCGGACGTACACAGTCTGA
- a CDS encoding redoxin domain-containing protein, with protein MLEPGAPAPTFSLPGAHDGEIDEFGLPAEPDRVHVVVFYPLDFSPACTREMCSLRDVELFGLERDVRLLGIGVDSAYSHRRFAEENGLGFPLLSDRLGDVAESYDVLAGEVEGHPRVAKRAIFVVDLHRTVQYAWSTDDPLEQPDLGQVTDAIEAIQDDRTSMHRYRDAHEQFQYGRSELDAARAAYHEKHWGLAIETFQEAQYYLDEAAEGFSSARRFAESDGIEAAAASAAEKARRLRQAADWFATAARNHGDGDDEAAEEYHDDATAAIEEVGELPSLKQEVDLDIAGDDD; from the coding sequence ATGTTGGAACCGGGCGCACCAGCCCCGACGTTCTCTCTGCCCGGCGCACACGACGGGGAGATCGACGAGTTCGGACTGCCAGCGGAGCCAGACCGCGTCCACGTCGTCGTGTTCTACCCGCTGGATTTCAGTCCGGCCTGCACCAGGGAGATGTGCTCGCTGCGGGACGTCGAACTCTTCGGCCTCGAACGTGACGTCCGGTTGCTCGGGATCGGCGTCGACAGCGCCTACAGCCACCGCCGGTTCGCCGAGGAAAACGGACTCGGCTTTCCACTCCTCTCCGATCGACTCGGCGACGTCGCCGAATCCTACGACGTCCTCGCCGGGGAGGTTGAGGGGCACCCACGCGTCGCGAAGCGAGCGATCTTCGTCGTGGACCTCCACCGAACCGTGCAGTACGCCTGGAGCACCGACGACCCCCTCGAACAACCCGATCTGGGGCAGGTGACCGACGCCATCGAGGCGATCCAGGACGATCGCACGTCGATGCACCGCTACCGCGACGCCCACGAACAGTTCCAGTACGGCCGCTCGGAACTCGACGCGGCCCGCGCTGCGTATCACGAGAAGCACTGGGGGCTCGCCATCGAGACGTTTCAGGAGGCACAGTACTACCTCGACGAAGCCGCGGAGGGATTCTCCTCCGCCCGTCGGTTCGCAGAGTCCGACGGCATCGAAGCCGCGGCCGCCAGCGCCGCGGAGAAAGCCCGCCGTCTCCGGCAGGCCGCAGACTGGTTCGCGACCGCGGCGCGCAACCACGGCGACGGCGACGACGAGGCGGCCGAGGAGTACCACGACGACGCGACCGCGGCCATCGAGGAGGTCGGTGAACTTCCGTCACTCAAGCAGGAGGTCGACCTCGACATCGCGGGCGACGACGACTGA
- a CDS encoding YccF domain-containing protein yields the protein MANGDASRADADRSASTTALPRQNTSLLVRALWFVFVGWWLTGIWLAVAWFLLITIVGAPLGIVLINRIPFVLSLKRRDVRTQIVTEGDETTTETTRPEQSSILLRAVYFLLVGWWLSLLWTTVAYAFTVSIIGLPIAIWMFGKLPYVVSLYRY from the coding sequence ATGGCTAACGGTGACGCCTCGCGCGCAGACGCCGATCGCAGTGCGTCCACGACCGCCCTGCCTCGCCAGAACACGTCGCTCCTCGTCAGAGCACTCTGGTTCGTCTTCGTCGGCTGGTGGCTGACCGGCATCTGGCTGGCCGTCGCCTGGTTCCTGCTGATCACGATCGTCGGGGCGCCACTCGGGATCGTACTGATCAACAGGATCCCGTTCGTGCTCTCGCTCAAACGCAGAGACGTCAGGACCCAGATCGTCACGGAGGGCGACGAGACGACGACGGAGACGACCCGTCCCGAGCAGTCGTCGATCCTCCTCCGGGCCGTCTACTTCCTCCTCGTCGGGTGGTGGCTGAGTCTGCTCTGGACGACGGTCGCCTACGCGTTCACGGTCTCGATCATCGGGCTCCCGATCGCGATCTGGATGTTCGGCAAGCTACCCTACGTCGTCTCGCTGTACCGGTACTGA
- a CDS encoding DUF6293 family protein: MQTHVVPVGFDYDRLIAPLVRDQLDVDRAILLEGAVGSEANVEYSRRLSTKLEQDFRNLLGATTERVVLADVYDYDAAFEQAYELINDELDRGNEVWVNVSAMPRPVSFAFATAAHSIMVEREADREKIHTYYTAPEKYLETELAEELREQRALLEDVRSAIEDDDVDADVATAVADERIAQRLDATEDLLAEFDERGTTIGAKEIGDSHIVELPVASFSNVKPFEEVILYKLGEAGVFDSVSELAKALADELDEEYTDSFRSKVIYNVDRLGPGGKGYIEQEHHGKSHRTRLSRIGELWVRAHSDSPPAEAEVD; the protein is encoded by the coding sequence ATGCAAACCCACGTCGTCCCGGTCGGCTTCGACTACGACCGGCTGATCGCGCCGCTCGTTCGCGACCAGCTCGACGTGGATCGTGCGATCCTCCTGGAGGGCGCCGTCGGGAGCGAGGCGAACGTCGAGTACTCCCGCCGGCTCTCGACGAAGCTCGAACAGGACTTCCGGAACCTCCTCGGCGCGACGACCGAGCGGGTCGTCCTCGCGGACGTCTACGACTACGACGCCGCCTTCGAGCAGGCCTACGAACTGATCAACGACGAACTCGACCGCGGGAACGAGGTCTGGGTCAACGTCTCGGCGATGCCCCGGCCGGTTTCCTTCGCGTTTGCGACTGCCGCACACTCGATCATGGTCGAGCGGGAGGCCGACCGAGAGAAGATCCACACCTACTACACGGCTCCGGAGAAGTACCTCGAAACCGAACTCGCCGAGGAGCTTCGCGAACAGCGCGCCCTGCTGGAGGACGTCCGTTCTGCAATCGAGGACGACGACGTCGACGCCGACGTCGCGACGGCCGTCGCCGACGAGCGCATCGCACAGCGACTGGACGCCACCGAGGACCTGCTCGCGGAGTTCGACGAGCGGGGAACGACGATCGGCGCCAAGGAGATCGGCGACAGCCACATCGTCGAGTTACCGGTCGCCTCCTTCTCCAACGTCAAACCGTTCGAGGAGGTCATTCTCTACAAACTCGGCGAGGCCGGCGTGTTCGACTCCGTATCCGAACTCGCCAAGGCGCTGGCCGACGAACTCGACGAGGAGTACACCGACAGCTTCCGCTCGAAAGTCATCTACAACGTCGATCGCCTCGGCCCCGGCGGGAAGGGGTACATCGAGCAGGAACACCACGGCAAGTCCCACCGGACGCGACTCTCCCGGATCGGGGAGCTGTGGGTCCGGGCGCACTCCGACTCGCCGCCGGCCGAAGCCGAGGTCGACTGA
- a CDS encoding RND family transporter has translation MDRDLADRYADVLVDNSRIVIVVLLLLTAIVGAGAVVGSSEEGTIGEFQTESPEREALDEIEDTYGTDDTTVAQIVVRDREGNVLTKASLLEGLYLQQAIRSDESIASTLVEENAIGGLENVVATAAYYEDNPATAAPGGNDTNASSGGAPPAGPTLQEQIAALEGRSSAEVEALLERVLDPETDVRAGDPYRYLPTSYEPGTTTAESRITFVFQSDPTGADEVPTEAYEAQVAIDDLVQDRFEDGFVFGQGISDDASSRAVGDSFLIITPVALVLVLFVLGVAYRDVLDVLFGIFGILVVMTWLGGVQGWLQIPSSQLLIAVPFLLIGLSIDYSLHVVMRYREAREGSLDTDTEATGRRSPSAAMRVGVAGVGVALAAATFSTGIGFLSNYVSPLVAIQNFALLSAAGILATFVVFTALVPAVKLEVEKLLDRRGRERHKPAVGVTAGPINRLLSGLGRLARRAPLAVVIVALLLGTAGVYGATTIDTEFNRADFLPEDAPDWAKSLPGPLSPGDFDIRENVAYLSENFRQRGEGTEAQILIRDGVTDPATLSAIDASTSEASPDDAIADRADGSVAAETPATVLRDVAAENERLAAAIEERDDDGDGLPDRDVAAVYDVLFEVAPDRGASVLYRTDDGSYASGRLTVGVRGDASAQTVASDVRSLARSIEADAPVSAVATGGPVITAVLQDALLETLVQALAITLVVIGVFLLGLQWYRYGAPDLALVTMTPVVVALAWLLGTMAAFDLPFNSETAVVTSLAIGLGVDYSIHFAERFVDERRRHDGVEDALTATITGTGGALLGSAATTASGFGVLALALSPPLQRFGTVTGLSIVYAFVACLTVLPSLLVLRERVIAWRNGREAEEPSGA, from the coding sequence ATGGATCGGGATCTCGCGGACCGCTACGCCGACGTGCTCGTCGACAACAGTCGCATCGTCATCGTCGTGCTCCTGCTGCTCACTGCCATCGTCGGTGCCGGTGCAGTCGTCGGCAGTAGCGAGGAGGGCACGATCGGGGAGTTCCAGACGGAGTCCCCGGAGCGGGAGGCCCTCGACGAGATCGAAGATACCTACGGCACCGACGACACCACCGTCGCCCAGATCGTCGTCCGCGATCGCGAGGGGAACGTCCTGACGAAAGCGTCGCTCCTCGAGGGACTCTATCTCCAGCAGGCGATCCGATCGGACGAGTCGATCGCGAGCACGCTGGTCGAGGAGAACGCGATCGGTGGACTCGAGAACGTGGTCGCGACCGCAGCCTACTACGAGGACAATCCGGCGACCGCCGCTCCAGGCGGGAACGACACCAACGCCTCGAGTGGCGGTGCGCCGCCAGCAGGGCCGACGCTCCAGGAACAGATCGCCGCCCTCGAAGGGCGCTCGTCTGCCGAGGTCGAAGCGCTGCTCGAGCGGGTGCTCGACCCCGAGACCGACGTTCGTGCCGGCGACCCCTACCGGTACCTCCCGACGAGCTACGAGCCCGGGACGACGACCGCGGAGAGCAGGATCACCTTCGTCTTCCAGAGCGATCCGACCGGCGCCGACGAGGTGCCGACCGAAGCCTACGAGGCGCAGGTCGCGATCGACGACCTCGTGCAGGACCGCTTCGAGGACGGCTTCGTCTTCGGCCAGGGGATCAGCGACGACGCGTCGAGTCGCGCCGTCGGTGACAGCTTCCTGATCATCACGCCCGTGGCGCTCGTGCTCGTGCTGTTCGTCCTCGGCGTCGCCTATCGCGACGTGCTGGACGTGCTCTTTGGCATCTTCGGCATCCTGGTCGTCATGACCTGGCTCGGCGGCGTCCAGGGCTGGCTCCAGATTCCCTCGAGCCAGCTCCTGATCGCGGTGCCCTTCCTCCTGATCGGCCTCAGTATCGACTACTCGTTGCACGTGGTGATGCGCTATCGGGAGGCTCGGGAGGGCTCCCTCGATACCGACACCGAAGCGACGGGTCGCAGGAGTCCATCGGCGGCGATGCGCGTGGGAGTGGCCGGCGTCGGCGTCGCGCTCGCCGCCGCGACGTTCTCGACGGGGATCGGCTTCCTCTCGAACTACGTAAGCCCGCTCGTCGCGATCCAGAACTTCGCGCTGCTCAGCGCGGCGGGCATCCTCGCGACCTTCGTCGTGTTCACGGCGCTCGTGCCAGCGGTCAAACTCGAGGTCGAGAAGCTGCTCGACCGACGCGGCCGCGAACGGCACAAACCCGCGGTCGGCGTGACGGCAGGACCCATCAACCGGCTGCTCTCGGGGCTCGGGAGGCTCGCACGCCGAGCGCCGCTCGCCGTCGTCATCGTTGCACTGCTGCTGGGGACCGCGGGCGTCTACGGCGCCACGACCATCGATACCGAGTTCAACCGCGCCGACTTTCTGCCCGAAGACGCGCCAGACTGGGCGAAGTCGTTGCCAGGCCCGCTCTCGCCAGGCGACTTTGACATCCGCGAGAACGTCGCCTACCTCTCGGAGAACTTCCGCCAGCGCGGCGAGGGGACGGAAGCCCAGATACTGATACGCGATGGCGTGACCGATCCTGCGACGCTGTCGGCGATCGACGCCTCGACGAGTGAAGCCAGTCCCGACGACGCGATCGCCGACCGCGCCGACGGCTCCGTCGCCGCGGAGACGCCGGCGACCGTGCTCCGAGACGTCGCCGCGGAGAACGAGCGGCTCGCGGCTGCGATCGAGGAGCGCGACGACGACGGCGACGGACTGCCAGACCGCGACGTGGCCGCCGTCTACGACGTGCTCTTCGAGGTCGCTCCCGACCGCGGAGCGTCGGTCCTCTATCGCACCGACGACGGAAGCTACGCGTCCGGACGCCTCACCGTCGGCGTCCGGGGCGACGCCAGCGCCCAGACCGTCGCCAGCGACGTGCGGTCCCTCGCCCGATCGATCGAAGCCGACGCTCCGGTCTCCGCGGTCGCGACCGGTGGACCCGTCATCACCGCCGTGCTCCAGGACGCACTCCTGGAGACGCTGGTGCAGGCGCTGGCGATCACCCTGGTCGTGATCGGGGTCTTCCTGCTCGGCCTCCAGTGGTACAGGTACGGCGCACCGGACCTCGCACTCGTGACGATGACGCCGGTCGTGGTCGCCCTGGCGTGGCTGCTGGGCACGATGGCCGCCTTCGATCTGCCGTTCAACAGCGAGACCGCGGTGGTCACGAGCCTCGCGATCGGACTCGGGGTCGACTACAGCATCCACTTCGCAGAGCGGTTCGTCGACGAACGCCGGCGTCACGACGGCGTCGAGGATGCACTCACGGCGACGATCACCGGGACGGGCGGGGCGCTGCTCGGCAGCGCTGCGACGACGGCCAGCGGGTTCGGCGTGCTCGCACTGGCGCTCTCACCGCCGCTCCAGCGCTTCGGCACTGTGACCGGCCTCAGCATCGTCTACGCGTTCGTAGCGTGTCTGACGGTCCTCCCGAGCCTGCTCGTGCTCCGCGAGCGAGTCATCGCGTGGCGGAACGGACGCGAGGCCGAGGAACCGAGCGGCGCCTGA